In Janibacter sp. CX7, a single genomic region encodes these proteins:
- a CDS encoding CoA-acylating methylmalonate-semialdehyde dehydrogenase, which translates to MSATPSAPTRITHLVGHRAWQGEPGRTSEVCNPATGEVTGTLDLASAETVGEVVAVAREAAREWGRASLARRVRALFAFRQLLVEHTDEIARAITAEHGKTHDDAVAEIGRGLEVVEFACGIPQLLKGGFSEGVSTDVDAFSILQPLGVVGVISPFNFPAMVPLWFVPIAVATGNAVVIKPSEKDPTAVNLIADLWRGAGVPDGVVNVVHGDKEAVDALLDHPDVKAISFVGSTPVARHVYERGVAAGKRVQALGGAKNHMLVLPDADLDLAADAAVSAGYGAAGERCMAISVVLATESIADELVARIVERTRTLRVGDGSGDVDMGPLVTRAHLDKVTGYVEAGVEAGAELVVDGREGAEALGPGYFLGPTLFDRVTPRMSIYTDEIFGPVLSVVRVASFDEGLQLINDNPYGNGTAIFTHDGGAARRFQHEVEVGMVGINVPIPTPMAYYSFGGWKSSLFGDTHAHGIEGVHFFTRTKAVTQRWPDPSHGGLDLGFPTNG; encoded by the coding sequence ATGAGCGCCACCCCGTCCGCGCCCACGCGCATCACCCACCTCGTCGGCCACCGGGCGTGGCAGGGGGAGCCGGGCCGCACGAGCGAGGTCTGCAACCCGGCGACGGGCGAGGTCACCGGCACGCTCGACCTGGCCAGCGCCGAGACCGTCGGCGAGGTCGTCGCCGTGGCGCGGGAGGCGGCGCGCGAGTGGGGCCGGGCGTCGCTGGCGCGGCGGGTCAGGGCGCTCTTCGCCTTCCGCCAGCTGCTCGTCGAGCACACCGACGAGATTGCCCGGGCGATCACCGCGGAGCACGGCAAGACCCATGACGACGCCGTCGCCGAGATCGGGCGCGGGCTCGAGGTCGTGGAGTTCGCCTGCGGCATCCCGCAGCTGCTCAAGGGTGGCTTCTCCGAGGGCGTCTCGACCGACGTCGACGCCTTCTCGATCCTCCAGCCGCTGGGTGTCGTCGGCGTCATCTCGCCCTTCAACTTCCCCGCGATGGTGCCGCTGTGGTTCGTGCCGATCGCCGTCGCCACGGGCAACGCGGTCGTCATCAAGCCGAGCGAGAAGGACCCGACAGCGGTCAACCTCATCGCCGACCTGTGGCGCGGGGCCGGGGTGCCCGACGGGGTGGTCAACGTCGTGCACGGGGACAAGGAGGCGGTCGACGCGCTGCTCGACCACCCCGACGTCAAGGCGATCTCCTTCGTCGGCTCGACCCCCGTGGCGCGCCACGTCTACGAGCGCGGGGTGGCCGCCGGCAAGCGGGTGCAGGCGCTCGGCGGGGCCAAGAACCACATGCTCGTGCTGCCCGACGCCGACCTCGACCTGGCGGCCGACGCAGCGGTGTCGGCGGGATACGGCGCGGCGGGGGAGCGGTGCATGGCGATCTCGGTCGTGCTCGCGACCGAGTCGATCGCCGACGAGCTCGTCGCCCGGATCGTCGAGCGCACCCGCACCCTGCGCGTCGGGGACGGCAGCGGCGACGTCGACATGGGCCCTCTCGTCACCCGCGCGCACCTCGACAAGGTCACCGGCTACGTCGAGGCGGGGGTCGAGGCCGGGGCCGAGCTCGTCGTCGACGGGCGTGAAGGCGCCGAGGCGCTCGGGCCGGGCTACTTCCTCGGGCCGACGCTCTTCGATCGGGTGACGCCGCGGATGTCGATCTACACCGACGAGATCTTCGGCCCGGTGCTATCCGTCGTGCGGGTCGCGTCCTTCGACGAGGGGCTGCAGCTGATCAACGACAACCCCTATGGCAACGGCACGGCGATCTTCACCCACGACGGCGGCGCCGCCCGGCGCTTCCAGCACGAGGTCGAGGTCGGCATGGTCGGCATCAACGTCCCGATCCCCACGCCGATGGCCTACTACTCCTTCGGCGGGTGGAAGAGCTCGCTCTTCGGCGACACCCACGCCCACGGCATCGAGGGCGTGCACTTCTTCACCCGGACCAAGGCGGTCACCCAGCGCTGGCCCGACCCGAGCCACGGTGGGCTCGACCTGGGGTTCCCCACGAACGGCTGA
- a CDS encoding NAD(P)/FAD-dependent oxidoreductase yields the protein MTESSGDTAERIVVVGAGECGTRAAMALRERGFAGSITLLGREEVVAYERPPLSKAALADDDPELVHPWTPEQLAEAGISFRLGVDVTAIDREARTVVTDAGAMPYDRLLLTTGAGSRRLGLDHVHYLRTHAEAATLRDLVRAGGRLLVIGAGFIGLEIAAGARQRGMEVVVVEAADRALARMVPPVVADEVVALHTDHGVQVRTGTTVTSVDEVAGRLRVGLSTGESLDVDAVVAGVGAAPHSELASAAGLLVEDGIVVDEQLRTSDPHIWAAGDCAAVPDARSGHRARVESWRSAHDQAVTVAASMTGGQEPHVAVPWFWSDQYDQMLQTAGLPTTAVSEVVREREDGSLIHFGLDAQGRLVAATSLGRGPVVAKDIRVAESLIATGATPDPTALADPGTPLRSLR from the coding sequence ATGACCGAGAGCAGCGGGGACACCGCCGAGCGCATCGTCGTGGTGGGTGCCGGCGAGTGCGGGACCCGGGCGGCGATGGCCCTGCGGGAGCGCGGCTTCGCCGGGTCGATCACCCTGCTCGGGCGCGAGGAGGTCGTCGCCTACGAGCGCCCGCCGTTGTCGAAGGCCGCGCTCGCCGACGACGACCCCGAGCTCGTCCACCCCTGGACGCCGGAGCAGCTCGCGGAGGCGGGGATCTCCTTTCGCCTCGGGGTGGACGTCACGGCGATCGACCGGGAGGCGCGGACCGTCGTCACCGACGCGGGGGCGATGCCCTACGACCGGCTGCTCCTGACGACCGGGGCGGGGTCGCGGCGGCTCGGGCTGGACCACGTGCACTACCTGCGCACCCACGCCGAGGCGGCGACGCTGCGCGACCTCGTGCGGGCCGGGGGCCGGCTGCTCGTCATCGGGGCCGGGTTCATCGGTCTCGAGATCGCCGCTGGGGCCCGGCAGCGCGGCATGGAGGTCGTCGTCGTCGAGGCGGCCGACCGGGCGCTCGCGCGGATGGTGCCGCCGGTCGTCGCCGACGAGGTCGTCGCCCTGCACACCGACCACGGCGTGCAGGTGCGCACCGGCACCACCGTGACCTCGGTCGACGAGGTGGCCGGCCGTCTGCGGGTCGGCCTGTCGACCGGCGAGAGCCTCGACGTCGACGCCGTCGTGGCCGGTGTCGGAGCCGCGCCGCACAGCGAGCTCGCCTCTGCCGCAGGCCTGCTCGTCGAGGACGGGATCGTCGTCGACGAGCAGCTGCGCACGAGCGACCCGCACATCTGGGCGGCGGGGGACTGCGCTGCCGTCCCCGATGCCCGCAGCGGTCACCGGGCCCGCGTCGAGTCCTGGCGCAGCGCCCACGACCAGGCGGTCACCGTCGCCGCGTCGATGACCGGTGGGCAGGAGCCACACGTCGCGGTCCCGTGGTTCTGGTCCGACCAGTACGACCAGATGCTCCAGACGGCGGGTCTGCCGACGACGGCCGTCAGCGAGGTCGTGCGCGAGCGCGAGGACGGGTCGCTGATCCACTTCGGGCTCGACGCGCAGGGGCGCCTCGTCGCCGCCACCTCCCTGGGCCGCGGACCGGTCGTCGCCAAGGACATCCGGGTCGCCGAGTCGCTCATCGCGACCGGGGCGACTCCTGACCCGACGGCACTCGCGGACCCGGGGACCCCCCTTCG
- a CDS encoding alpha/beta hydrolase has translation MSSIPPEDIETHGHAGLLIGSLWSPPGDPTWVAVIAHGYGEHVGRYQWVAERLTADGAVVYAHDHIGHGRSEGERVLVEDFEGVVDDLHLLVQRAHEEHPDLPLVLIGHSMGGMIAARYTQRYPQTLTATVLSGPVLGSWEPTALADLDEIPPTPIDITTLSREPDVGRAYEADELVWHGDFKRPTLLALRATLEAITRGGRLTIPTIWLHGADDQLVPIDRSDEGWAHIAPDGAPSKRYPGARHEIFNETNREEVLDDVMAFVNDHI, from the coding sequence GTGAGCTCCATCCCGCCCGAGGACATCGAGACCCATGGCCACGCCGGCCTGCTCATCGGCTCCCTGTGGAGCCCGCCCGGCGACCCGACGTGGGTGGCGGTCATCGCCCACGGCTACGGCGAGCACGTCGGGCGCTACCAGTGGGTGGCCGAGCGGCTCACCGCCGACGGCGCCGTCGTCTACGCCCACGACCACATCGGCCACGGGCGCAGCGAGGGCGAGCGGGTGCTCGTCGAGGACTTCGAGGGCGTCGTCGACGACCTCCACCTGCTCGTCCAGCGCGCCCACGAGGAGCACCCCGACCTGCCGCTCGTGCTCATCGGGCACTCCATGGGCGGCATGATCGCCGCCCGCTACACCCAGCGGTACCCGCAGACGCTCACCGCGACGGTGCTCTCCGGCCCGGTGCTCGGCTCCTGGGAGCCCACGGCCCTGGCCGACCTCGACGAGATCCCGCCGACGCCGATCGACATCACGACCCTCAGCCGCGAGCCCGACGTCGGCCGCGCCTACGAGGCCGACGAGCTCGTCTGGCACGGCGACTTCAAGCGCCCGACCCTGCTCGCGCTGCGCGCCACCCTCGAGGCGATCACCCGCGGTGGCCGCCTCACCATCCCGACGATCTGGCTGCACGGCGCCGACGACCAGCTCGTCCCGATCGACCGCAGCGACGAGGGCTGGGCGCACATCGCCCCCGACGGCGCCCCCTCGAAGCGCTACCCCGGCGCCCGCCACGAGATCTTCAACGAGACCAACCGCGAAGAGGTCCTCGACGACGTGATGGCCTTCGTGAATGACCACATCTGA
- a CDS encoding VWA domain-containing protein: MGLAWWWLTLLLVLAVLVVAGLGWWFAGRDKAARDAVLVANSRRLTRLPAYRAALSRQRVRLAGIAGLLAVVLLPLAVAAGRPGTTETIDPSKNNRDIMLCLDVSGSMYSTDRAVLENFSEIVTSFRGERIGLVLFNNQSVTAFPLTDDYDLVSEQLKGYAEGFSLFGSGEYDPTSGTFNERILASSLVPDGLASCVLNFDHADQERPRAIILGTDNDVHGEGVYTLDEATQLAKDRNVRVYALNPLPLGSSHTELSSATEETGGRTWGLDQPGATTEVTNNIDELESARLPDVAPVHVRTDLPRVWIVLSLLGLLVLYPLLWRWRR, encoded by the coding sequence ATGGGTCTCGCGTGGTGGTGGCTCACCCTGCTCCTCGTCCTCGCCGTGCTCGTCGTCGCCGGCCTCGGCTGGTGGTTCGCCGGTCGCGACAAGGCGGCGCGCGACGCGGTCCTCGTCGCCAACTCCCGGCGCCTGACCCGGCTGCCCGCCTACCGGGCGGCGCTGTCGCGCCAGCGGGTGCGCCTCGCCGGCATCGCCGGCCTGCTCGCCGTCGTGCTGCTGCCGCTCGCGGTCGCCGCCGGTCGCCCGGGCACGACCGAGACGATCGACCCGTCGAAGAACAACCGCGACATCATGCTCTGCCTCGACGTCTCGGGCTCGATGTACTCGACCGACCGGGCCGTGCTGGAGAACTTCTCGGAGATCGTCACGAGCTTCCGCGGCGAGCGGATCGGGCTGGTGCTCTTCAACAACCAGTCGGTGACCGCCTTCCCGCTCACCGACGACTACGACCTCGTCTCCGAGCAGCTCAAGGGCTATGCGGAGGGCTTCTCGCTCTTCGGCAGCGGCGAGTACGACCCGACCTCCGGCACCTTCAACGAGCGCATCCTCGCCAGCTCGCTCGTGCCCGACGGCCTGGCGAGCTGCGTGCTCAACTTCGACCACGCCGACCAGGAGCGCCCGCGCGCGATCATCCTCGGCACCGACAACGACGTCCACGGCGAGGGTGTCTACACCCTCGACGAGGCGACCCAGCTGGCCAAGGACCGCAACGTGCGCGTCTACGCGCTCAACCCCCTTCCCCTCGGCTCGTCGCACACCGAGCTCTCCTCGGCCACCGAGGAGACGGGCGGGCGGACCTGGGGTCTGGACCAGCCGGGCGCGACGACCGAGGTGACCAACAACATCGACGAGCTCGAGTCCGCCCGCCTGCCCGACGTCGCCCCCGTGCACGTGCGCACCGACCTGCCGCGCGTGTGGATCGTGCTCAGCCTGCTCGGGCTGCTCGTGCTCTACCCGCTGCTGTGGCGGTGGCGCCGATGA
- a CDS encoding VWA domain-containing protein: MSWHPLLPWPLVVLLGLLLVGFTAWRVVADTHHRLRWGLRLATAVAMVLTLLGPAVDGAIARQAASDVNVYFVVDTTTSAMARDFDGDRTRIEGYREDMAKIQEEMPGARFSIITFDYAARVVMPLTTDTNALKTAAENLRAENSLYSGGSSITAAQERLRLTLEGAKERQPERSRIVFYLGDGEQTSSQDPTPFDLPDLVDGGAVLGYGTEQGGRMASTDADGEPGEDIKDSQGNPGVSKIDEKRLEEIAEQLGVPYTHREGGDIGPALTDADPGEAVDGEGAGIETYTSLVWVLALIMSGLLLADLFVTTREIGRLRRVEAEAGGTP; encoded by the coding sequence ATGAGCTGGCACCCGCTCCTGCCCTGGCCGCTCGTCGTCCTGCTCGGCCTGCTGCTCGTCGGCTTCACCGCATGGCGGGTCGTCGCCGACACCCACCACCGACTGCGCTGGGGCCTGCGTCTGGCCACCGCCGTCGCCATGGTCCTCACCCTGCTCGGGCCCGCCGTCGACGGTGCGATCGCCCGGCAGGCGGCGAGCGACGTCAACGTCTACTTCGTCGTCGACACGACGACCTCGGCGATGGCCCGCGATTTCGACGGCGACCGGACGCGCATCGAGGGCTATCGCGAGGACATGGCCAAGATCCAGGAGGAGATGCCGGGCGCGCGCTTCTCGATCATCACCTTCGACTACGCCGCCCGCGTCGTCATGCCGCTCACGACCGACACCAATGCCCTCAAGACCGCGGCGGAGAACCTCCGCGCGGAGAACAGCCTCTACTCGGGCGGCTCGTCGATCACCGCGGCCCAGGAGCGGTTGCGGCTCACCCTCGAGGGGGCCAAGGAGCGCCAGCCCGAGCGCTCGCGGATCGTCTTCTACCTCGGCGACGGCGAGCAGACCTCGTCGCAGGACCCGACCCCCTTCGACCTGCCCGACCTCGTCGACGGTGGCGCCGTCCTCGGCTACGGCACCGAGCAGGGTGGCCGGATGGCCTCCACGGATGCCGACGGCGAGCCCGGTGAGGACATCAAGGACAGCCAGGGCAACCCCGGCGTCAGCAAGATCGACGAGAAGCGGCTCGAGGAGATCGCCGAGCAGCTCGGGGTGCCCTACACCCACCGCGAGGGCGGCGACATCGGGCCGGCGCTCACCGACGCCGACCCCGGCGAGGCCGTCGACGGCGAGGGGGCCGGCATCGAGACCTACACCTCGCTCGTGTGGGTGCTCGCGCTCATCATGTCGGGCCTGCTGCTCGCCGACCTCTTCGTCACCACCCGCGAGATCGGCCGTCTGCGCCGCGTCGAGGCCGAGGCAGGAGGCACCCCGTGA
- a CDS encoding AAA family ATPase produces MTTQDAIGEEQQALDAAHARRGEVIDELEGRLQGSAREDSVAAAAMRATRQRLAELTQAEQGLVFGRLDARDGSSLRIGRVGVPAAEDDADPLVVDWRAEASRPFYTATAVAPQGNSRRRHIRTEGRRVVAVDDELLDGSTDGELVGEGALLAALDERRTGRMGTAVATLQREQDDIVRADPRGALVVQGGPGTGKTVVALHRVAYLLFAQPQLARAGVLVLGPSQRFLDYIGQVLPALGETAVVSATCETLLPGVRPGRREERRLAEIKGRALWQQALADRVAGLVPPPTDLTLHWDGEDYLVPAATIDRLQRGALSGRSYHSARRVLTGQLVDVLTELVAERVVELLASAEEGFEEILDRVDASLARSDDRGARTQGSSGSVDGELSEDEVEELRRRIEDDPGLAARVRAWWPDRDPADELRALLGDRAALAAVPGLTDDERDLVAAEPTPFAPSDIALLDAMSDLLGEDAPRVTQGDFVADRAAAQRDWVYGHVVVDEAQELSAMEWQMVLRRCPAASITAVGDIDQTEAPHAHTTWEGALREVLTDRWRRADLTICYRTPREVMDLTGPVLEAAGSTNEPPRAVRSSGVEPWLRHVPEGDLAATVAAEHAALAERWDGGSVGVVAPADRVADLAAALGPDVTVMSATQAKGLEWDATLLVDPDGIAAEPRGWNGLYVALTRCTQELGRVVIA; encoded by the coding sequence ATGACCACGCAGGACGCGATCGGTGAGGAGCAGCAGGCGCTCGACGCGGCGCACGCCCGCCGGGGCGAGGTGATCGACGAGCTGGAGGGGCGTCTGCAGGGCAGCGCCCGGGAGGACTCGGTGGCCGCGGCCGCCATGCGGGCCACCCGGCAGCGCCTCGCTGAGCTGACGCAGGCCGAGCAGGGGCTGGTCTTCGGGCGCCTCGACGCCCGTGACGGCAGCAGCCTGCGCATCGGACGCGTCGGCGTCCCGGCCGCCGAGGACGACGCGGATCCGCTCGTCGTCGACTGGCGGGCGGAGGCGTCGCGCCCCTTCTACACCGCGACCGCCGTTGCGCCGCAGGGGAACTCGCGCCGCCGGCACATCCGCACCGAGGGGCGGCGGGTCGTCGCGGTCGACGACGAGCTGCTCGATGGCTCGACCGACGGCGAGCTGGTCGGCGAGGGCGCGCTGCTCGCGGCGCTCGACGAGCGCCGCACCGGTCGGATGGGCACGGCCGTGGCCACGCTCCAGCGCGAGCAGGACGACATCGTGCGGGCGGACCCGCGCGGCGCGCTCGTCGTCCAGGGCGGCCCCGGCACGGGCAAGACCGTCGTCGCGCTGCACCGGGTCGCCTACCTCCTCTTCGCGCAGCCGCAGCTCGCCCGGGCGGGCGTCCTGGTCCTCGGGCCCTCGCAGCGCTTCCTCGACTACATCGGCCAGGTGCTGCCCGCGCTCGGTGAGACCGCGGTCGTCTCGGCGACCTGCGAGACCCTCCTGCCCGGGGTCCGTCCGGGGCGAAGGGAGGAGCGTCGCCTCGCCGAGATCAAGGGACGGGCGCTGTGGCAGCAGGCGCTCGCCGACCGTGTCGCCGGGCTGGTGCCACCGCCTACGGACCTGACACTGCACTGGGACGGCGAGGACTACCTCGTGCCGGCCGCGACGATCGATCGGCTGCAGCGGGGCGCGCTGTCGGGCCGGTCCTACCACTCGGCACGGCGGGTGCTCACCGGCCAGCTCGTCGACGTGCTCACCGAGCTCGTCGCGGAGCGGGTCGTCGAGCTGCTCGCCTCGGCGGAGGAGGGCTTCGAGGAGATCCTCGATCGGGTCGACGCGAGCCTCGCGCGAAGCGACGACCGCGGCGCGCGGACGCAGGGCTCGAGCGGCTCGGTCGACGGCGAGCTGAGCGAGGACGAGGTCGAGGAGCTGCGTCGGCGGATCGAGGACGACCCCGGCCTCGCCGCCCGGGTCCGTGCCTGGTGGCCCGACCGCGACCCCGCAGACGAGCTGCGAGCCCTGCTCGGCGACCGGGCGGCGCTCGCTGCCGTGCCCGGCCTCACCGACGACGAGCGCGACCTCGTGGCCGCCGAGCCGACTCCCTTCGCCCCGAGCGACATCGCCCTGCTCGACGCGATGTCCGACCTGCTCGGCGAGGACGCACCCCGGGTGACGCAGGGAGACTTCGTCGCCGATCGCGCTGCGGCGCAGCGGGACTGGGTGTACGGCCACGTCGTCGTCGACGAGGCGCAGGAGCTGTCGGCCATGGAGTGGCAGATGGTCCTGCGCCGCTGCCCGGCCGCCTCGATCACCGCGGTCGGCGACATCGACCAGACCGAGGCGCCGCACGCCCACACGACGTGGGAGGGCGCGCTCAGAGAGGTGCTCACCGACCGGTGGCGCCGCGCCGACCTGACGATCTGCTATCGCACTCCGCGCGAGGTCATGGACCTCACCGGTCCGGTCCTCGAGGCAGCCGGCAGCACCAACGAGCCGCCGCGCGCGGTACGCAGCAGCGGAGTCGAGCCGTGGCTGCGCCACGTGCCCGAGGGGGACCTGGCCGCCACCGTCGCGGCCGAGCACGCGGCCCTCGCCGAGCGCTGGGACGGCGGCTCGGTGGGCGTCGTCGCCCCCGCCGACCGGGTCGCCGACCTCGCCGCGGCCCTCGGCCCCGACGTCACGGTCATGAGCGCCACCCAGGCCAAGGGGCTGGAGTGGGACGCCACCCTGCTCGTCGACCCCGACGGCATCGCCGCCGAGCCGCGCGGGTGGAACGGGCTCTACGTCGCCCTCACCCGCTGCACCCAGGAGCTCGGCCGGGTGGTCATCGCGTGA
- a CDS encoding DUF58 domain-containing protein has protein sequence MTRLVHKVKGKLSIHVRRRSVALLDGGYASVHKGRSMDFDDLREYAVGDDIRDIDWKASARHGSMLIKRYVAQRHFELVVVMPAGREMAATAAGGEPKRDVAVLAAGVLGWLAVRHGDDVSMISGAPGRIHATRARSSEGHLEHLLQESLARSQPDSPSADLPGLLRHITRNVKGRKVLLVIADDGVEPAAVEDTLRSLRLRHEVLWVDVADLDPLGLDPETLVRDVAVDHPLPDLLASDRELAAAFAQSEGTRRHDLDAMLRRTDVSSARVSHTDEVVPMVVRMLEKRRRGR, from the coding sequence ATGACGCGGCTGGTGCACAAGGTCAAGGGCAAGCTGTCGATCCACGTCCGACGTCGGTCGGTCGCGCTGCTCGACGGCGGCTACGCCTCTGTCCACAAGGGCCGCTCGATGGACTTCGACGACCTGCGCGAGTACGCCGTCGGTGACGACATCCGCGACATCGACTGGAAGGCCTCGGCCCGCCACGGCTCGATGCTCATCAAGCGCTACGTCGCCCAGCGGCACTTCGAGCTCGTCGTCGTCATGCCCGCCGGGCGCGAGATGGCCGCGACCGCGGCCGGGGGCGAGCCGAAGCGCGATGTCGCGGTCCTCGCCGCCGGGGTCCTCGGCTGGCTCGCCGTGCGCCACGGCGACGACGTGTCGATGATCAGCGGTGCCCCCGGCCGCATCCACGCCACCCGCGCCCGCAGCTCCGAGGGCCATCTCGAGCACCTGCTCCAGGAGAGCCTCGCCCGCTCCCAGCCGGACTCGCCCTCCGCCGACCTGCCGGGCCTGCTGCGGCACATCACCCGCAACGTCAAGGGCCGCAAGGTGCTGCTCGTCATCGCCGACGACGGCGTCGAGCCCGCCGCGGTCGAGGACACGCTGCGCTCCCTTCGCCTGCGGCACGAGGTGCTGTGGGTCGACGTCGCCGACCTCGACCCGCTCGGCCTCGACCCCGAGACGCTCGTGCGCGACGTCGCCGTCGACCACCCGCTGCCCGACCTGCTCGCATCCGACCGGGAGCTCGCGGCCGCCTTCGCGCAGTCCGAGGGCACCCGACGCCACGACCTCGACGCCATGCTCCGGCGCACCGACGTCTCCTCCGCCCGCGTCAGCCACACCGACGAGGTCGTGCCGATGGTCGTGCGCATGCTCGAGAAGAGGCGCCGTGGACGCTGA
- a CDS encoding MoxR family ATPase — translation MPPTSRISKDQLERARALVAAVDQGFESKVVGQRRLRETLLIGLLTSGHVLLESVPGLAKTTAAHALATAIGGSFKRIQCTPDLLPSDIVGTQVYDASQGKFVTQLGPVHANFVLLDEINRSSAKTQSAMLEAMQERQTSIGGQVFKVPEPFLVLATQNPIEQEGTYVLPEAQLDRFMLKDLLDYPSPAEEAEVVRRIDAGVFDQPDRAMIHVADARELQRLASSVYLDKAILDYITFLVAATRTPGKVMPPELARYVEIGASPRASIAFAKAARAAALLQGRDHVIPEDVRHLAHRVLRHRVLLTYEATADDVRVETIIDAVVRAVRTP, via the coding sequence GTGCCGCCCACGAGCAGGATCAGCAAGGACCAGCTGGAGCGGGCCCGTGCCCTCGTCGCCGCGGTCGACCAGGGCTTCGAGTCGAAGGTCGTCGGCCAGCGGCGGCTGCGGGAGACCCTCCTCATCGGTCTGCTGACGAGCGGCCACGTGCTGCTCGAGTCGGTGCCCGGCCTGGCGAAGACGACGGCCGCGCACGCGCTCGCGACGGCGATCGGTGGGTCCTTCAAGCGGATCCAGTGCACCCCCGACTTGCTGCCGAGCGACATCGTCGGCACCCAGGTCTACGACGCGAGCCAGGGCAAGTTCGTCACCCAGCTCGGGCCGGTGCACGCGAACTTCGTCCTGCTCGACGAGATCAACCGCAGCTCGGCCAAGACCCAGTCGGCGATGCTCGAGGCGATGCAGGAGCGGCAGACCTCCATCGGCGGCCAGGTCTTCAAGGTGCCCGAGCCCTTCCTCGTCCTCGCGACGCAGAACCCCATCGAGCAGGAGGGCACCTATGTCCTGCCCGAGGCCCAGCTCGACCGCTTCATGCTCAAGGACCTGCTCGACTACCCGAGCCCCGCGGAGGAGGCCGAGGTCGTGCGGCGCATCGACGCCGGCGTCTTCGACCAGCCGGACCGGGCGATGATCCATGTCGCCGATGCCCGCGAGCTGCAGCGGCTCGCGAGCTCGGTCTACCTCGACAAGGCGATCCTCGACTACATCACCTTCCTCGTCGCGGCCACCCGCACCCCGGGCAAGGTCATGCCGCCCGAGCTGGCCCGCTACGTCGAGATCGGCGCCAGCCCGCGCGCCTCGATCGCCTTCGCCAAGGCGGCGCGGGCCGCGGCCCTGCTCCAGGGGCGCGACCACGTCATCCCCGAGGACGTGCGCCACCTCGCGCACCGGGTGCTGCGCCACCGCGTGCTGCTCACCTACGAAGCCACCGCCGACGACGTGCGCGTCGAGACGATCATCGACGCGGTCGTCCGCGCCGTCCGCACCCCGTAG